From Pseudoramibacter sp.:
GCATCAAGGGCGAAGTGTTCAAAACCCAGCGGGGCCAGGTTTCCCTCCGGGTTCACGAATTCACCCTGCTGTCCAAATCCCTTCAGGTGCTGCCTGAAAAATTCCACGGCCTCAAGGATCAGGACCTCCGTTACCGTCAGCGCTATGTGGACCTCATCGTCAATCCGGAAGTCCGGGATGTGTTCGTGACCCGCTCGAAGATCATCTCCAAGATCCGGGAATTCCTCGACAACCGCGGCTTCCTCGAAGTGGAAACCCCGGTGCTGAACAACCTGGCCGGCGGCGCTAACGCCCGTCCTTTCATCACCCACCACAACACTCTGGACATTCCGATGTACCTGCGCATCGCTTTGGAACTGCCTTTGAAGCGCCTCATCGTCGGCGGCTTCGACAAGGTTTACGAACTGTCCCGGGTTTTCCGGAACGAAGGCATGGACGCCACCCACAACCCGGAATTCACTGAACTGGAAACCTACGAAGCTTACACCGATTATATCGGCGTCATGAACATGGTGGAAGATCTGTACCACTATCTGGCCGATGAAATCCTCGGCACCAAAGATGTGGAATACGACGGCAACACCATTCACCTGGGCGAACCCTTCAGACGGGCGCGCATGGTGGATTTGGTGCAGGAAGAAACCGGCGTGGACTTCGACCACATGACCGACGTGGAAGAAGCCCGGAAAGCGGCCCAGGATTTAGACGTCGACGTCGAAGGCAAGAACAGCGTCGGCGAAATCATGGCGGAAGTCTTTGACGCCAAATGCGAAGATAAACTGATCCAGCCGACCTTCGTCACCATGCACCCGGTGGAAATTTCACCCCTGGCGAAGAAAGATCCGGCTGATCCCCGATACACCCAGCGCTTTGAACTTTACATCTCCGGCGCCGAATGCGCCAACGCCTTCTCCGAACTGAACGACCCGGCAGATCAGAAGGCCCGGTTCATCGCCCAGATGGAAAAGAAGGCCGAAGGGGACGAAGAAGCCCATCCTTACGATGCGGACTTCATCAACGCCCTGGAAGTGGGCCTGCCGCCGACCGGCGGTCTCGGCATCGGCATCGACCGCCTCGTCATGCTGTTCACCGGACAGCACACGATCCGCGACGTCATCCTCTTCCCGACCATGAAGCCGCTGGACAGCGAAAAGCCGAAGAAACAGCCGGTGTTTAAGGCGGAAGGCTCCGACGAAGTCATCGACTTCTCCAAGGTCAAGGTCGAACCTCTCATGGAAGATCAGGTCGATTTTGACACCTTCTGCAAGTCCGACTTCCGCGCCGTGAAGGTCAAGGCCTGCGAAGCGGTGCCGAAGAGCAAGAAGCTCCTCCAGTTCACCCTGGACGACGGCTCCGGTACGGACCGCACGATTCTCTCCGGCATTCACAAGTTCTACGAACCGGAAGAACTGGTGGGACGCACCTGCGTCGCCATCGTGAACCTGGCGCCCCGGAAAATGATGGGCATTGAATCCTGCGGGATGCTCATTTCCGCCGTTCACGAAGAAGAAGGGGAAGAAAAGCTTCACCTGCTCATCCTTGACGACCACATTCCCGCCGGTGCAAAACTCTGCTAGCTTAAAAAAGCCCGAAAGGGCTTTTTTTGTTGTTTTCACGCCTGCCTTTTTTTGATACACTAGATGAAAACAGAGTAAAACACTCAGAATTAATTATGATTTTACTAGGTTATTGAAAGGGGACAGCATTATGGATATGGAAACAAAATGTCTGCATTCGGGATACACGCCAAAGAACGGGGAGCCGCGGGTGGTGCCCATTGTGCAGAGCACGACGTACGTGTACGACTCGACCGATGAAATCGCCGGTGTTTTCGACGATCCGACGAAAAGCATCATTTACTCCCGCTTCGCTAACCCGACGGTAATGGCCGTCGAAGCGAAGGTGGCCGATATGGAAGGGGGCGTCGGCGCCATGGCGACGAGCAGCGGCCAGGCGGCGAACCTCCTCGCGATTCTCAATCTGTGCGCGGCCGGGGACAGCTTCATCGCGACGCCGGCGGTTTACGGCGGGACCTTGAATTTATTCAACATCACTTTGAGACGTCTGGGCATCGAATGCATTTTCGTCGACGAAAATGCTTCGACTGAAGAAATTGACGCGGCCTTTAAGCCCAACACGAAGGCGGTGTTTGGGGAAACCCTGGCCAATCCGGCACTGACCGTCTTCGACATCGAAAAATTCGCGCGGATCGCCCACGCCCACGGGGTGCCGCTGATCGTCGACAACACCTTTGCGACGCCGGTGCTGTGCCGGCCCTTCGAATGGGGCGCGGACATCGTCACCCATTCCACGAGCAAATACATGGACGGCCATGCCCTCCAGTGCGGCGGCATGATCGTCGACAGCGGTGCCTTTGACTACACCAACGGAAAATTCCCGGAATTCACGGAACCGGACGAAAGCTACCACGGCATCGTCTACACTGAAAAATATCCGGACGCGCCCTACATCACCAAGGCGCGGATGCAGCTCATGCGGGATTTCGGCTGCTACCCGTCCGCCCATTCGGCGTTCCTCCTCAACCTCGGCCTGGAAACCCTGCCGGTGCGCATGCGCCAGTACTGCGACAACGCTCTGGCCGTGGCGATGTTTCTGAAACATTCCAAGGGCATCGCCTCAGTGACCTATCCGGGACTGCCGGACGATCCCTATCACGATCTGGCCCAAAAATATATGCCGGCCGGCGCTAGCGGCGTCATCTCCTTTGTGGTGGACGGCGGCCGCAGCCAGGCGGTGAAGTTCATGGACAGCCTGGAACTGGCTTCCAATGAAGTTCACGTCGCGGACATCCGCACCTGCGTGCTCCACCCGGCGTCGGCGACCCACCGCCAGCTCACGGATGAACAGCTCGTCGCGGCGGGCATCGACGGCGGTATGATCCGCCTGTCCGTGGGTCTGGAAAGCGTCCGGGACATCATTGCAGATTTGAAAAAAGGACTGGCGGCGCTGTAATTAAATAAAAAAATAAGGCTGTGTGTGGATTTTATCCATACACGGCCTTTTTTTATAAGATCGGCGCAAACAGCCGCAGCACCGACTGAACCAGCTGCCGGGGCAGGGAAATTTCGGAGTACCGGTAAGTTTCGGTGACCTCGTGGCACAGGGTGAAGGTGTGCGCGAAGTCGGCGGTGATGTCCGCAATGGCGGGCACTTTGACGAGCTGCACCCCGCATTCGAAGTGAAGGTAGAAGCTTCTGTAATCCAGGTTGATGGTGCCTACGGTGGCCGATTCCCCGTCGCAGACGCACTGCTTGGCGTGGATGAAGCCGGGCTGGTATTCGAAGATCCGGACACCGTTGCACACGAGCTGGGGATAATAGGAACGGGTCACGGCGTAGACAAAGCGCTTGTCCGGCACCCCCGGGGTGATGATCCGCACGTCGACGCCGCGCTTGGCTGCGAGTCCCAGCTCCCGGTTCATTTCGTCGGTGATGATGAGATAAGGGGTCGAGATGTAGAAATAGCGCTTGGCGTTTTTGATGAGGTTTAAGTACACGTCCTCGCCCACGTGTTCGAAGTCCAGGGGACTGTCGGCGTAGGGCTGGACGTAGCCCTCGGCGTCTTCCACCGGGGTCCAGGGGTTTAGGTATTTGGCGTCGATTTCGTCCGGGGTGTCGGAATTTTTGACCGCGTTCCACATTTCGAAGAACATCAGTGTGAAAGAACGGGCGGCCGATCCTTCCAGGCGCACGCCGGTGTCCTTCCAGTAGCCATAAGGGTGGGTGAGATTAAAGTATTCGTTGGCGAGATTGAAACCGCCGCAGTAGGCGACGTGGCCGTCGATCACCGTAAATTTGCGGTGGTCCCGGTTGTTCATGAAAGTGTTTAAGAAAGGAATGACGGGGTTGAAATCCCGGCACTGGATGCCGTCGGCAGCCATGCGTTTGATGAAGCTTCGGTTGATGAAGCCGATGCTGCCGATGTCGTCGTAGAAGAGACGGACTTCGACGCCTTCTTTGACCTTATCCCTGAGAATGCGGTGAATGCCTTCAAAGGCTTCGGCATCTTCGATGGCGAAGTATTCCATGAAAATAAAGTGTTCGGCCTTGCGCAGGTCCTCTTTCAGGGCGTCGAGGGCCGGCGCGGCCATGTCGAAAAAGCGGACTTTGGTGTTGTCGTAAACCGGATAAGGCCCGTAGTGGCGGACGTAGTGACAGATGTTGGCCAAGGCCCGGTCTTCTTTCCGGAGCCGGTCAGCGACGGCGGCGTCCTGCACAAGCATCGGGTGAAGCAGCTTGTCGATGGCGGCGTAGCGTTTGCGCATGCGCTTGGTGACGTTGACCCGGCCCGCCAGGGCGTACATCAAAAGGCCGAATTCCGGCGCCAGCAGAATGAGGATGATCCACGGCATTTTGACGGCCGCATTTCGGTTTTCGCCGAAGATCACGATGCTGACCACCAGTGCGGCGATACGCACACCGGTCTGCACCCAGGTAAAGGCGGCGTTGAGCTTGGCGAGGAGGCCGTAAAGCCAGTAAATTTCCAGAACGATCATCGCAAGAACGACAATGAGCCAGGCGACGCGGTTTTTGACCGCTGCTTTTTTTTCAGTGCGCATGATGAGATGAAAGTCCTTTCGGTTATCTATAAGTAGCTATAAGAAAATTTCGGGAAGGTTACAAATCGACATCCACATTTTCGAGATCCAGGTCGTTGATGATTTCACTGGAGGAAATGTGGCAGCGTTCGTATTCCAGATTGAGCACCGTGTCGACGACGAGCTTGCCGTATTCGTCAAGCTGGTTGTATTTGAAAATGGCTTCCGGTTCGGAAAAACGGTTCTGGATCATCGAGCTCGGCGAGGGACTCCGGGTCCAGCCCATGATGTAGGCCGGGGAGACGTTTAACACCTTGGCGATGGTTTCAATTTTGTCCGAAGGGATATTGGTGACGATGTCAAATTCGTACTTGTACATGGTCTGTTTTGAAACGTGGATGAGCTGCGCGAGCTGCTCCTGACGCAGGCCGCGCTGAATCCGCAGGGCGCGGATGCGCTTCCCCTTGGTCGAAGTTGAAGCAAGGGTATCATTTTCGTGGGTAGAGTTTTGATTGGTTTTTATAATGTTTCATTTCTTTGTGAATCTTTTACAATTTTATCATATTATAACATGGTTTTGGTTTTTTTAACAATTAGTTCTTGATATCTTAAATGCTAGATGATACAATGAAATAAATTTTAAAGATACCCCCCTTCAGGAAGAGAATAAAGGCCCAAAAATGATAGATACAGATAGCTTACACAAAATGATGGCAGACAGACATTATGACGATGCGAAAATGGCCCAGAAATTGGGCTTGAGTGCAGAAGAATTTGCACACCGCATGGAAATCGGCATTTTCGGGAGCGACGAGATCGAAACGATGATCAAGGAGCTGGATATTCAGAATCCCGAAGCCATATTTTTCAGCCAGAATTAATGACAGGGGAACCGAAAACAACAATATCTCATTAAGATATTAAAAATTTTAATGGCGCAGACAAAATGTTAAGAAACGGACTTTGAGCAGAAAAGACGTCATTTCAATATGGCGTTTTATTTTTTTTTAGCTGTATTTTTTATGATTTAGAAAGGAAGATAAATGGAAAAGAGCATTAAACGATTATGGATTTTCCTGGCAGCGCTGATCGCCTGCATGGCGATTGCCGTTGTACAGGGGGGGGGTATCAGCGCACGCTGAAGGCCAGAGCACTACCCCTCTGCCGAGCAGTTGGGCCAACAATGCGCATATCAAAGGACTGTTTAAAGGATACTATCTGAATATCGACAAGGGCCGTACGTTGGATATCGATTACCATGTGGAAATGAATGGGCCGGACAATGGCAAGGCGGTAGATCCGTCCCATATCACAAAGCAATACGTGGTCTATAACGGTCAAACCTACGACAACGTCAAAGATTTTTCAGCGGACAAGATCGGCACAGGCGATCTGGTCACGACTTGGGACAACGGGCACACCGAACACGATGGCTTCGCATTCTATACTTTTGTGACGGTGAGTTACCGGGATATTGACGATGAAAATGACACAGATTTGGCAAAAATGCAGTACAAATTGTTCTACAAACCTGGACAGACTTACGATCTGAGCAGCTTTGACAAATCGGAAATCACTGACAACGGACATAGGTACAGAAAAGTGAACCAGACGGACAGCCTTACCGGCAATACCAATGACCTGACCGCGCAGAAAAACATCTTCATTTTCTACAAGCGTCAGGTCAAGGTGAGCTACGACGCCAACGGCGGCTCCGGCAAGATGGACCCGGAAACGGTGGATCTTAACGCGACGGTGAAAACTAAGGCCAACGCCTTTAAGGCGCCGGAAGGCAAAACCTTCGCGGGCTGGAACACCAAGGCCGACGGCTCTGGTACGGCTTACGCCGCAGATAAAGATTTGAAAGTCAGCAATGACATGACCCTGTACGCGCAGTGGGAAACAAAAAAACCAACTGTGACCCCGTCTCAGAACAATCAGCAGACGACAAAGCCAGCACAGGGCAATAAAACCCAGACGGTCAAAAGCACCGGCGTAAAAACCGGCGACGCGACCCAGGCGATGCCTTTTGTCACCGCGATGGGCGCCGCTCTGGCAGCCGTAATCGTGCTGGCCGCAAAACGACGTCATTTTGAATAAAAGATTTTTATTATAAAAAATACAGCCTATAAAAAAGCAAGTTCTGTGTCTATCATACAGAACTTGCTTTTTTGATGGGAAAATCGGGATCATTTTTCGCTGTCGGACAGGGCTTCCCGCTGTTCGACCAGGACTTTTTTGTTGTAGCACGCGAAAGTTGCTTCGATCTTTTCGGGATCAGGCTTTCTTGTGAACATCGAGACCAGTGGCACGATGACGAGGCCCGCGATCATGCAGAAAGCCCCGGCGTTGATCGGCGACTGAAGCAGCGCCGGCAGGTGCGCCCCGGCGAAGAGGTCGGTGACCATGAAGACCACGGCGAAAATGAAGCTGGCCCAGCAGCCCGCCGCGGTGGTGCCTTTCCAGTACAGCCCGTATAGAAACGGCGCGAGGAAGGCGCCGGCCATGGCGCCCCAGGAAATCCCCATGAGCTGGGCGATGAAGGTGACATTGGAATGGTACTGGATCAGGGCGATGACCACCGAAATCGCGATGAAGACGACAATGAGCCCCCGCATGAAGGCGACCAGGGTATCGTCGGTGAAATGCTTTTTCGACTGGCCCCGGATGAGATCCAGAGTGATGGTGGAGCTGGAGGTCAGCACCAGCGCGGACAAAGTCGACATCGAAGCCGAGAGCACCAGCACGACGACGATGCCGATGAGAATGTCCGGCAGGCCCGAGATCATCGTCGGGACGATCACGTCGTAGCCGTCCTTGAGCACGTTGACCTGGCCGGCGAAGAGGCGGCCGAAGCCCCCGAGAAAGTAGCAGCCCCCGGCGACGATCAGGGCGAAGGCCGTGGAGACGACCGTGCCGGTGTCGATGGCCTTTTCACTTTTGATGGCGTAAAATTTCTGCACCATCTGGGGCAGTCCCCAGGTGCCCAGAGACGTCAGCAGCACGACGCCGAGAAGGTTTAAGGGATCAGGCCCAAAGAAAGATGCGAAAACCCCGGGGGTTTTTGAGATGGCCGGATCACTGACTCGGGCCATTTTGTCCAGGGCCGCCATAAAGCCCCCTTTGCTGATGAGCACGGCGGCGATCACCGCTACAATGCCGAAGAGCATGACAAGGCCCTGGACGAAGTCGTTGATGGCCGTGGCCATGTAGCCCCCAGCGATGACGTAGACTCCGGTGAGCACCGCCATGACAATGACGCAGATGCCGTAGTCGATGTGAAAGGCCATCCCGAAGAGACGGGAGAGCCCGTTGTACAGAGACGCGGTGTAGGGAATCATGAAGACGAAGGTGATCACCGACGCTGCGATTTTCAAGGCGTCGCTGTCGAAGCGCTTGCCGAAGAAATCAGGCATGGTCGCCGAGTTGAGGTGCTGGGTCATGATCCGGGTCCGGCGCCCGAGCACCGTCCAAGCGAGGAAGGAGCCGAGGAGGGCGTTGCCGATGCCGGCCCAGGTGGCAGAAATGCCGTACTTCCAGCCGAACTGCCCGGCGTAGCCCACGAAGACAACGGCCGAAAAATACGACGTGCCGTAGGCGAAAGCCGTGAGCCACGGGCCGACGCTGCGCCCGCCGAGGACAAAGCCGTTCACATCCGTCGTGTGCTTGCGGCAGTAGAAGCCGATCGCGAGCATCACCGCGAAGAAAATCAAAACGAGTGAAAGTTTAATTGCCATCATATTACTCCTGGACATATTTTTACTTTATTATAGCATAGTGTCCTAAGCGTTTACAAAAAAATAATCCCTGCGCAGTTGCGCACAGGGATTTATGACGTCCGTCTTATTTTTTGGCGGCGATGGCGATGTTTGTGCGCACCACGTCGCAGGAATGATGGAACCGGGCCATTTCATCGTCGGTCAGCGGCGCGACGATGCGTTTTTCGATACCGGCGGCGCCGATGACACACGGGATGCCGATCTGGACGTCTTTTTCGCCGTATTCGCCGTCCAGCACAGCGGAGGCCGGCAGAATCCGGTGTTCGTCCCGGAGCACCGCGTCGACCATTTCGCAGCAGGCGCGGCCGATGCCGAATTCGGTGCATTTTTTGCCGTCGACGATGACCCAGCCGCCCCGGCGGACTTCTTCGAGGATCTTGTCGTCAGACAGATCGAACTCGTCGTAGTCCTGGGCGCCGATTTTAATGAGCGAGGTCGGGATCATCGAGGATTCCCCATGTTCGCCCATGACGAAGCATTGGATCGACAGGCGGGCGACGCCGGCATTGCGGCTCAAAACCCGGCGCAGACGCGCCGTGTCGAGCAGGGTGCCGGTGCCGAAGCAGCGGTCTTTATCGAGGTGGAGATGTTTGCGCAGGTAGTCAGCGATGACGTCGCAGGGGTTCGTGATGGAAATGAACACCCCCGGGATTTCGTAAGGTGACAGGGACGCGATGAGTTCCTTGCACATGACGATGGAGTCGTCGAGCATGTCGACCCGGTCCTGGCCGGGCTTCCGGGCCATGCCGATGGCGCAGACCACGACGTCCGCGTCGGCGACGTCTTTGTAGTCGCCGCCCCGGACCAGCACTTCGTGGGGTACGAAGCTCATGGCGTCGTAAATGTCGAGGGCCTGGGCGTCCGCCTTGCCGGGGACCTTGTCCACGAGGACCACTTCGTCCGCAATGTTTTCATACGCGAGGGACAGCGCGACGTGAGAGCCGACATGCCCCGCACCGAGAACCACAACTTTTCGTTTCACTGTAAAAGCCTTCTTTCTATTCTTTTTAATGGCGTGTTATCGCTTAAATTTTTGTTTTTTCTTATTATAGCATATATCCAACATACCGAGGAAACGCGATCATATAAACCAAGATAATTCATAAAGAATCTTATGAATATGGTAAAATAAGATTAATTAAAGAAAGCGAGTTGTGTAAATCATGAATCAATTAATGCCGACCCTGACGTTATCCAACGGAGAGCGCTTTGTTTTAAAGCGTGAAGGATTAAAAATCGGATCGATGGAAAGTATCTGCGACATCACCATTTCAGATCCGGAAGTTTCGCCCCTGCATGGGATGGTGGTGAAGGCCGACGAAGGATGGGCGGTGCAGGAACTGCAGTCCAGAATCGGGTTAACAGTGAATGGCGCTGACGTTCCCAGAGGCAGCATGACCCCTTTGGCCGACGGCGACGTGATTGGGATCGCCGGCGAAACCCTGACGTTTCACAGTGCGGATACCTTTTTTTCCGATGCAGAACTGCAGGAACTGAACGCTCTGGCGCAGGCCCTCAGCCAGGGTGGGGAGATTTCAGAAGATGCGGCGAGACACAGCATCATCCTGCTTTCCGATAAGATTGAAGCCATCGCTTCGGCCTGCGGCCTTTCACTCGAAAGTTTCGAGACGCCCCAAAAGCCGGACGCGCCGGACGCAGAGACAGAATCCAGTGATTCATTAAAGGATCAGCTGATGACTTTGGATGAAGCGAAAGAAGAAGTGGAAGAAGCGGATAAAGAAGTGAACGGCGAAGCGGACAGCGTTCCGGAAAAAACGGTGCCGTTCAATGAAATCAATAGTGAGTGGCAGCTGCCGACGATCTGCTTTTTGACGCCGATGCCGCGAACGGTTCGCCGTTACAAAGAAAAGGCCATCTGCGTTAAACACACGCCCTACAACATCGGCGCCGATCCCAAAAACGATTATGTGATGAACAATCCAGACAGAATCAGCGATGTGCACGCCCAGATTATTCAGGACCCGAATACAGGCGGATTTGCAATTCAAAATAAGGACGAGCGCTACGGCACTTACATCAACAACAATCTCGTGCCCATTGACGGAACGCGCGCTATCAAGCCGGGCGATGTGGTGCAGTTTGGCAAACATGAATACAAAGTAGAAAAGCTGTAATCATTGCGGAACAACAGAGAGGAAAAGAACATGAAAACTTGTCAAAAATGCGGCTATGAAAACGAAGACGGCGCGGCCTTCTGCAAAAACTGCGGGGAAGCGCTGAAAGATACGGCAGAGGCCGAATCAGAAAAACCGTCAGAAATAAAAGAAACGGAACAAGCGATGCAGGCCCCGCCTAAAAAGCCTAAAAGCGAAAAATTATCGCCGAAAAATCGCAAAATCATCATTGCGATTATTGCGGCTGCTGTCGCGGCGATAGCTTTTATCGGCGTTTGGGCTTACCGGAACAAGCAGCAGCAAAAGCAGACGCCCATGGGCACGACGAACAGCAACGCCCTTTTCAGTCTGCAAAATGGCAGTGATGGCAGCAGACAGGAAGGCGGATCGGTTGTGACCCGCGGAAAGGACATCTATTATCTGTATCAAAACAGGCTTTGCAAGAAGAATGCGAAGGGCAAGACAACCACTGTTTATCGGGCCGGCAATGATAAAACGCTCAATCATTTGAATTACACTCAGAGATGGTTTTATTTTGCAGAAATGACGCCGTCCGATGAAACGGGCAGCGGCGATTATCTCGCAGAAGTGTATAAAGTGCGCGCCGACGGTAAAGATCTGACGAAGCTCTTTACCCAGAAGCACGTGACGAGCAGTGAAATGATCGTCTATAACGGCCGCATTTACTGGAGTCATTACGGCAGAATGGATTCCGCTTTATACGCTTACGACTTGAACGGCAAGCATAAAAAAGTCCTTATCGAAGATGAACAAGGCGGCGACGGCGACACTTTCCCGATCTATAAATTTGCGATTGATCGGCATCAGCTGTACATCCCGGGAGTTGGAGAAGGAGCAGCGGTCGATTTAACGAATAATAGCAAGAAGAAATTCAAGCTCGATGTTCAGGGCGGACTGGAAGACGAACATTTGCTGCCCTTCACCGAAGCCAGCGGCAAACTGTACGGCGCCGAAACGGACGTCAGCGATCCGTCATCGCCGACGGAACAAATTTATCAGTACGATCTTCAGTCCAAAAAATTAAAGACCGTCATCGACAGCCTCGACAGCGATGAAACCCTCGCGGTTTTTGCAGATCAAAAGCAATGCTACGTTCTGACTGAAAATGCCTCAGGCGGCAGCTACACGATTTTGGATGAAAATCAAAATACCGTCGCTTCGTTTAAAGATCTGTACCGCATCGCCCTGACAGACAAAGGCTTTTACGTGGTCGATACTGACGGCAAGGTGCATTTTTATAAAAAGACAGCGAAAGTAAAAGCCAGCACGAAAACGGCCAAGAGCACGGCGGAAAACACGTCCTTAAGCAATCTGCAGATCGGCGTGTTGACTTCGCTGTATCACTGGCCGGATTATTTAAAAACATATACTACAGGTGATACTGGCGACTATATGACGTGGGGAAGTGAGACTGTGGACGGACAGAGCTTCTATTATGTCACCGGCAACGGAGACGGCACCAGCATCATGTATTATCGGCTGGACGGCGATAAAGTCACGTACAAATATTATACTTACGGAGAAAATGAAACCGCTGCGGATGCTCACGAAGTGACTAAGACGATTTCCTTGAAATCTTTAATTTCGATGTATTACAAAACCGCCGATCAAAAGGCTGAAGTCAACGGTTATGTCAGCAAAATCCAGGCCAATACACAAAAACATCAGCAACAATACACACAGCAAAACAGCAATTCAAACAACAGTTCGGACAGTTACAGCAGCAGTTCATCAGACGACGATTACTACAGCGATGACGGCAGCAGCAGTACCAATA
This genomic window contains:
- a CDS encoding Lreu_0056 family protein, with product MKTCQKCGYENEDGAAFCKNCGEALKDTAEAESEKPSEIKETEQAMQAPPKKPKSEKLSPKNRKIIIAIIAAAVAAIAFIGVWAYRNKQQQKQTPMGTTNSNALFSLQNGSDGSRQEGGSVVTRGKDIYYLYQNRLCKKNAKGKTTTVYRAGNDKTLNHLNYTQRWFYFAEMTPSDETGSGDYLAEVYKVRADGKDLTKLFTQKHVTSSEMIVYNGRIYWSHYGRMDSALYAYDLNGKHKKVLIEDEQGGDGDTFPIYKFAIDRHQLYIPGVGEGAAVDLTNNSKKKFKLDVQGGLEDEHLLPFTEASGKLYGAETDVSDPSSPTEQIYQYDLQSKKLKTVIDSLDSDETLAVFADQKQCYVLTENASGGSYTILDENQNTVASFKDLYRIALTDKGFYVVDTDGKVHFYKKTAKVKASTKTAKSTAENTSLSNLQIGVLTSLYHWPDYLKTYTTGDTGDYMTWGSETVDGQSFYYVTGNGDGTSIMYYRLDGDKVTYKYYTYGENETAADAHEVTKTISLKSLISMYYKTADQKAEVNGYVSKIQANTQKHQQQYTQQNSNSNNSSDSYSSSSSDDDYYSDDGSSSTNTDSDYQDDSSEDYE